One genomic window of Paenibacillus xylanilyticus includes the following:
- a CDS encoding DinB family protein, producing the protein MLTRNDDIRHQIWQTVSELDGEQLNRKPSPEQWSVMQVLRHLNLMERIIVKQAELAMQKEQHVTVDKKPYELSLDRSRSVDAPPHVQPPAEPESLADVRRDLEQSHQALTDFAQSNDSSLLRSKSFPHPVFGEMDLAQWVDFASYHEERHLGQIKDIKQQLGF; encoded by the coding sequence ATGTTAACTCGCAATGACGATATTCGGCACCAAATCTGGCAGACCGTCTCAGAGCTGGACGGAGAACAATTGAACCGGAAACCTTCACCGGAGCAATGGAGTGTTATGCAGGTACTCCGTCACTTGAACCTGATGGAGCGCATCATCGTGAAGCAAGCTGAGCTTGCTATGCAGAAGGAACAACATGTGACCGTGGATAAAAAACCTTACGAACTTTCACTGGACCGCAGCCGTTCCGTCGATGCTCCACCCCATGTGCAGCCTCCCGCAGAGCCGGAATCTCTTGCTGACGTTCGCCGGGATCTGGAACAATCCCATCAGGCATTGACTGATTTCGCCCAAAGCAATGACTCCTCCCTGCTGCGCAGCAAGTCTTTCCCTCATCCTGTATTTGGAGAGATGGACCTTGCCCAGTGGGTTGATTTTGCAAGCTATCATGAAGAACGCCATCTCGGGCAGATCAAGGATATCAAGCAGCAGCTCGGATTTTAA
- a CDS encoding ammonium transporter, whose protein sequence is MTLETLSSGIDTVWVVLSAAMILLMEGGFALLEAGFVRYKNSVNIIMKVFADITIGTLLFYAIGFGLMYGSDAGGFFGVTGFFLNGDLSHIDVPVSLETFWLFQAAFTIAVISIVSGAVAERINFRAYLLYIILMTAIIYPVGGHWAWGGGWLSELGMQDFAGSAVIHALGGFSALAAAIIIGPRKGKYTPHGVSAIALPSNLPLASVGAFLLWFGWFGFNAGSTLSATDARIGHIAIVTMLSAASGGAVTMLYTLFRFKRSDAPSVINGSLAGLVGITAGCAFVGDAAAIFIGAVSGLLMMAATNWLERRRIDDPVGAFPVHAASGMWGTIAVGLFATDGGLFMGGGWKLLGVQALGLAALVIWGFVMTWFGLKLIGKMVPVRSTEEEEDLGLDISYHGVMAAHQAHEFLDGEEHIRALQRDSSDQIR, encoded by the coding sequence ATGACTTTGGAGACGTTAAGCTCCGGGATCGATACGGTCTGGGTGGTACTGAGTGCAGCCATGATTTTATTGATGGAGGGTGGATTTGCCCTCCTGGAGGCCGGGTTTGTCCGTTATAAAAATAGTGTGAACATTATTATGAAGGTATTTGCCGACATTACGATAGGCACATTACTGTTTTATGCTATTGGATTCGGATTGATGTACGGCTCTGATGCCGGAGGTTTTTTTGGAGTAACAGGATTCTTCCTGAATGGTGATCTGTCTCATATCGACGTGCCTGTATCGCTTGAAACGTTCTGGCTGTTTCAGGCCGCATTCACCATCGCTGTTATTTCCATCGTATCAGGTGCGGTAGCAGAACGGATCAACTTCCGGGCCTATCTCCTGTATATCATTTTGATGACGGCTATAATATACCCGGTTGGCGGTCACTGGGCATGGGGCGGCGGTTGGCTCAGCGAGCTGGGCATGCAGGATTTTGCGGGATCGGCTGTCATCCATGCGCTGGGTGGATTCTCAGCCTTGGCTGCAGCGATCATTATAGGTCCGCGCAAAGGCAAGTACACGCCTCATGGTGTGAGTGCCATTGCTCTTCCCAGCAATCTTCCGCTTGCTTCCGTAGGTGCATTTCTGCTGTGGTTTGGCTGGTTCGGCTTCAACGCAGGGAGTACGCTGAGCGCCACGGATGCAAGAATCGGTCATATTGCGATTGTCACCATGTTATCAGCGGCCTCGGGTGGAGCGGTTACGATGTTATACACGCTGTTCCGCTTCAAACGTTCAGATGCTCCGTCGGTCATTAATGGATCTCTTGCCGGTCTGGTGGGGATTACGGCAGGCTGTGCATTTGTAGGTGATGCAGCAGCGATCTTTATCGGTGCAGTATCCGGCTTGCTCATGATGGCAGCAACCAATTGGCTGGAACGTCGCCGGATTGATGATCCGGTTGGTGCTTTCCCTGTCCATGCGGCATCCGGGATGTGGGGGACGATTGCTGTAGGGCTGTTCGCGACAGATGGCGGGTTATTCATGGGCGGTGGCTGGAAGCTGCTCGGTGTTCAGGCACTGGGACTCGCAGCGCTTGTCATTTGGGGCTTTGTCATGACCTGGTTCGGTCTGAAGCTCATTGGCAAAATGGTACCTGTTCGTTCCACGGAAGAAGAGGAAGATCTGGGACTGGATATTAGCTATCATGGCGTGATGGCTGCGCATCAGGCTCATGAGTTTCTCGATGGAGAAGAGCACATTCGGGCTTTACAGCGTGATTCGTCCGATCAGATTCGTTAA
- a CDS encoding YwqG family protein gives MIKPEQCERLTRKARKTLKEYGLGTAADLLVSSSRWGIRLDVSTLDEYRRTGNSRVGGNPDLPEHIQWPLTQDGVPMTFLAQLNLVDLLPYTPNDGRVSLPERGMLYFFIGVDEPAYNIEHHVIYEPDSHNLTRREPEGVTALETEFAAHAVTVLPNLEFPTYAYVDAQALNALSVQQTGENEVADPEGGLYERYLEFESDWNHPSTQNWGGMFGYPDGQHPDAEHQALLQIVLGEEYEYDEEKCENKLTAHYGGDPERTRQELEDTLLLLKIDTHDAIGFQWWDCGELQFFIRKSDLFAGRFDQTYCSLYSS, from the coding sequence ATGATTAAACCCGAACAATGTGAACGTCTGACTAGAAAAGCTCGCAAAACGCTTAAGGAGTACGGATTGGGCACTGCCGCTGATCTATTGGTATCCTCAAGTCGCTGGGGAATCCGGCTGGATGTATCGACACTCGATGAATATCGCCGAACGGGCAATTCACGTGTGGGCGGCAATCCGGACCTCCCTGAGCATATCCAGTGGCCGCTGACACAGGATGGTGTACCGATGACTTTTCTTGCCCAGCTGAATCTTGTGGACTTGCTTCCATATACCCCGAATGATGGACGCGTGAGCTTGCCTGAACGGGGAATGCTCTACTTTTTTATTGGAGTCGATGAGCCCGCCTACAATATTGAACATCATGTGATCTATGAGCCGGATTCGCATAACTTGACTAGGCGTGAGCCTGAAGGCGTTACCGCGCTGGAGACCGAATTTGCTGCACATGCCGTTACGGTACTGCCTAATTTGGAGTTTCCTACATATGCTTATGTTGATGCCCAGGCGCTGAATGCACTATCCGTACAGCAGACGGGCGAGAATGAAGTGGCAGACCCGGAAGGGGGGCTGTATGAGCGGTATCTTGAATTCGAATCGGACTGGAATCATCCGAGTACCCAGAATTGGGGCGGAATGTTCGGTTACCCTGACGGGCAGCACCCGGATGCAGAGCATCAAGCCCTATTACAGATCGTACTTGGTGAAGAATACGAGTATGATGAAGAGAAGTGCGAGAACAAGCTGACCGCCCATTATGGCGGAGATCCGGAACGCACACGGCAGGAACTGGAAGACACGCTGCTGCTGCTTAAGATAGATACCCATGACGCCATTGGTTTCCAGTGGTGGGACTGCGGAGAACTGCAGTTTTTCATTCGTAAATCGGATCTGTTTGCCGGAAGGTTCGACCAAACGTATTGTTCGTTATATTCAAGCTAA
- a CDS encoding DinB family protein, producing MIESVFKHIDVAVTSLIDICDQLSEQDLALTPIEGKRSVGELLSHLSLICRADVYISEGTTEEEMMMFYEMNHPCTLSEIKQSLTDNRMYLYQRYRQFNTEELLRVTESYWGASYSRLEWLLEMMGHIYHHRGQLYTMLTLEGIEPGVVLFA from the coding sequence GTGATAGAATCCGTATTCAAACATATTGATGTGGCAGTCACATCGTTAATTGACATCTGTGATCAGCTGTCCGAACAGGACTTGGCTTTAACTCCGATTGAAGGGAAGCGCTCGGTTGGTGAACTGCTGTCTCATCTGTCGTTGATCTGCCGTGCAGATGTGTACATATCGGAAGGTACAACGGAAGAAGAGATGATGATGTTCTACGAGATGAATCACCCCTGTACGCTGAGCGAGATCAAGCAATCCCTGACGGATAATCGGATGTATCTATATCAGCGGTACAGGCAGTTTAACACAGAGGAACTGTTGAGGGTAACGGAATCTTATTGGGGGGCTTCATACAGCCGTTTGGAATGGCTGCTCGAAATGATGGGGCACATCTATCATCACAGAGGGCAGTTGTACACGATGCTGACTCTGGAGGGGATCGAGCCTGGCGTAGTATTGTTTGCATAG
- a CDS encoding aminoglycoside phosphotransferase family protein, whose translation MGQKMMYDAIKEKLRNILKLQQTMELLPITEGYSSDLKFKVKIPGRGDFLLRTFDLSQEPLKRNEYQCMAGMQELGVRCPLPVSMGRLDEDNGYMLLSYIEGEDASKVLPKMNQQSQWAIGVQAGDELRKMHQFKVENQAESWYIRKSKKHKRYVEKYRQCSVKMEHDQHVLAFIEESLDWMKHRPDGFQHDDFHPGNLVIKEDKLAGVIDFNCYDQGDPVHEFLKLGLFASETSIPYSIGQIQGYFGGNEPDEQFWRLYSLYTAMALVSSVVWIQQVKPDETNDMMGKIERVREDHDDFRRFVPRWYNLKNQ comes from the coding sequence ATGGGACAGAAAATGATGTATGATGCGATAAAAGAAAAGCTCCGAAATATTCTTAAGCTGCAGCAGACGATGGAGCTTCTGCCAATAACGGAAGGTTATTCTTCTGATCTGAAGTTCAAGGTCAAAATCCCGGGTCGAGGGGATTTTTTGCTGCGCACATTTGACTTGTCTCAAGAACCCTTGAAAAGAAATGAATATCAATGCATGGCGGGCATGCAGGAGTTGGGGGTTCGCTGCCCGTTACCGGTTAGCATGGGGAGACTTGATGAAGATAATGGCTATATGCTGCTTAGCTACATAGAGGGTGAAGACGCATCGAAGGTGCTCCCGAAGATGAACCAACAGAGCCAGTGGGCTATAGGTGTGCAAGCAGGTGATGAGCTGCGGAAAATGCACCAATTCAAGGTAGAGAACCAAGCAGAATCGTGGTACATACGCAAGAGCAAGAAGCATAAGCGTTATGTGGAGAAGTATAGACAGTGCTCTGTCAAAATGGAACATGATCAGCATGTTCTGGCATTTATCGAGGAGAGTCTGGACTGGATGAAACATCGGCCCGATGGGTTCCAGCATGATGACTTTCATCCGGGCAACCTTGTAATCAAGGAAGATAAGCTCGCAGGTGTTATCGATTTTAACTGTTATGACCAGGGGGATCCGGTTCATGAATTTCTGAAGCTGGGCCTGTTTGCATCCGAGACGAGCATTCCCTATTCCATTGGACAGATTCAGGGTTATTTTGGCGGGAATGAGCCTGATGAGCAGTTCTGGAGATTGTATTCCTTATACACAGCAATGGCGCTTGTATCTTCTGTAGTATGGATCCAGCAGGTGAAACCGGACGAGACAAATGACATGATGGGCAAGATTGAGCGTGTCCGGGAAGATCATGATGATTTTCGCAGATTCGTTCCCCGGTGGTATAATTTGAAGAATCAATGA
- a CDS encoding response regulator transcription factor codes for MIHGIERNNAVAQPATILLVDDEQEIIKLMEIYFGNEGYRVLTASDGLEALEQLKKEQIDLIILDVMMPNMDGLEACMKIREEQKMPIIMLSAKSMDIDKITGLSIGADDYVTKPFNPLELVARAKSQLRRYYTFNEGREQKDHEWVIDDLVINTDTHEVWVDEQPVRLTPREFAVLELLARHQGSVLSMEQIYRQVWKEEFMESNNTVMVHIRKIREKIEVDSKHPKFIQTVWGVGYKMIKL; via the coding sequence ATGATTCATGGAATCGAAAGGAATAATGCCGTGGCACAGCCAGCTACCATTCTGCTTGTGGATGACGAGCAGGAAATTATTAAACTGATGGAGATTTATTTTGGCAATGAAGGTTACAGGGTTTTGACGGCAAGTGACGGTCTTGAAGCACTGGAACAACTGAAGAAAGAACAGATCGATCTGATTATTCTGGATGTCATGATGCCGAATATGGACGGACTCGAAGCGTGCATGAAGATCAGGGAAGAGCAGAAGATGCCCATCATCATGCTGTCCGCCAAGAGCATGGATATCGACAAGATAACGGGACTAAGCATTGGTGCGGACGATTATGTGACCAAGCCGTTTAATCCCCTTGAACTTGTTGCCCGGGCCAAATCGCAGCTTCGCAGGTACTATACGTTCAATGAAGGACGGGAACAGAAGGACCATGAATGGGTCATCGATGATCTGGTCATCAATACGGATACACATGAGGTCTGGGTGGACGAGCAGCCTGTTCGTCTGACTCCGCGAGAATTTGCCGTCCTGGAGCTGCTCGCACGTCATCAAGGCTCTGTATTAAGCATGGAGCAGATTTACAGACAGGTATGGAAAGAAGAATTTATGGAATCAAATAATACGGTGATGGTACATATTCGGAAGATTCGCGAGAAAATTGAAGTTGACAGTAAACATCCGAAATTTATTCAAACCGTGTGGGGCGTCGGCTACAAAATGATTAAACTGTAA
- a CDS encoding sensor histidine kinase, whose protein sequence is MNSKLINTVRWKFIYAFLLSGILTAAILYGGSKVVQAILAAQVYPNYSIPARGIRWLINHVGSVPLLIMIGVLAFVLFFFLFTRRVMLVLDEITDGIQEVAKGELSHRIEVKTSDEFGVVAASINQMAEQLQQSLQEERSAVAAKNDLITGISHDLRTPLTSILGFLEYIEKDRYQDEIEMRYYVSIAYEKSLTLRKLIDDLFEYTRVSGGSLPLSLTPLNLNPFLMQLAEEFAPMLEEAGMTYKITGGQEPLWIMAAPGELVRAYENLFSNAIRYGAQGKVVEIALSLDEGEAVVRISNYGESIPAQDLPHLFERFYRVDKSRSRDTGGTGLGLAIAKSMIELHHGRIAAFSENGRTDFVTRFPLAPASVHHDSEEQER, encoded by the coding sequence ATGAATTCAAAATTAATTAATACGGTTCGGTGGAAGTTTATCTATGCCTTTCTGCTAAGCGGGATTTTGACGGCAGCCATTCTGTATGGTGGCAGCAAAGTTGTGCAAGCCATTCTGGCAGCCCAGGTATATCCCAATTACTCCATTCCGGCCAGAGGAATCCGGTGGCTGATTAACCATGTTGGTTCTGTTCCGCTGCTGATTATGATCGGGGTGCTAGCTTTTGTGCTGTTCTTTTTCCTGTTCACGCGCAGAGTGATGCTGGTTCTGGACGAGATTACTGACGGTATTCAGGAGGTAGCCAAAGGGGAACTGTCACACCGGATCGAGGTGAAGACATCCGATGAATTCGGCGTTGTTGCTGCCAGCATCAATCAGATGGCTGAGCAATTGCAGCAATCGCTGCAGGAAGAACGAAGTGCGGTAGCTGCCAAAAATGACCTGATCACGGGTATCTCTCATGATCTCCGAACGCCGCTGACCTCCATTCTTGGCTTCCTGGAGTACATCGAGAAGGATCGGTATCAGGACGAGATTGAAATGCGTTATTATGTCAGCATTGCATATGAGAAATCCTTAACCTTAAGGAAATTGATTGATGATTTATTCGAGTATACACGTGTTAGCGGTGGAAGCCTTCCCTTGTCTCTGACACCGCTTAATCTGAATCCATTCCTGATGCAGCTGGCTGAAGAGTTTGCTCCCATGCTGGAAGAGGCAGGCATGACGTACAAGATCACTGGCGGTCAGGAGCCGCTGTGGATTATGGCAGCTCCAGGAGAGCTTGTCCGGGCCTACGAGAACTTGTTCAGCAATGCAATCCGGTATGGAGCACAAGGGAAAGTGGTTGAAATTGCATTATCCCTTGATGAGGGAGAAGCAGTGGTCCGTATCAGTAATTATGGAGAATCTATCCCGGCTCAGGATCTGCCTCATTTATTTGAAAGGTTCTACCGGGTCGACAAATCCCGCTCACGCGATACGGGAGGCACGGGGCTTGGTCTCGCTATTGCCAAATCCATGATTGAGCTGCATCATGGCCGTATCGCCGCATTCAGTGAGAATGGCAGAACCGATTTTGTGACCCGCTTCCCGCTGGCTCCTGCCTCTGTTCACCATGATTCAGAGGAACAGGAAAGGTAA
- a CDS encoding transglycosylase domain-containing protein, protein MRSKLKKAMYPIFDAAVVVVVLLLIGCLYMVLYGEAMVRNHPEAIFQASSTVITDSTGAEIARFRTQSSGFAEYTDLEDMPELLIQAFLITEDRRFYQHEGIDYIGISRAIVQDIAHMDWSQGGSSITQQLARNLYLNGEKTLVRKVNEMSIALSLEKRFNKDELLEMYLNHIYMGRQQYGVKAASRRYFGHEDLHQLELWQIATLAGIPKGPSIYNPVDDDERSKHRRSVILTLMYEQGLITQEQMEEARRVDYTPPEAASVSAAAEQPMPDYISAVDTVMQEAARLTGIGEADLQSAGWTIHTGLDSQAQLAMEEAFRDPSRYSDDREDEQVQASMVIVDQHNGEVKAMMGGRNPVTGGMNRAITDARQPGSAFKPIIAYGPALESGHFKPESMLPDKRTSYGSYRPSNLGGHYRGSVTMSFALQKSINAPAVWLLNQTGLKQAHEFASRVGIELDQEDFNLSIALGGLHKGVSPLKMAQAYSVFANNGRFNTAHLIREIRDTNGRIIYAYRPENKQVITSTTANTMTTMLQNVVSQGTGSRAGLSRYKVAGKTGTTQAAVPGIGSKGNRDLWFVGYTSKWTAAVWMGFDHTDAEHYMRSGSGAAADLFASVMNRAGR, encoded by the coding sequence TTGAGAAGTAAATTAAAGAAGGCCATGTATCCTATTTTTGATGCAGCAGTAGTCGTTGTTGTTTTGTTACTGATAGGTTGTCTCTATATGGTTCTATACGGTGAGGCTATGGTGCGTAATCATCCCGAGGCCATATTCCAAGCCTCTTCGACCGTTATTACCGACTCGACTGGAGCTGAAATTGCCAGATTCCGTACGCAGTCGAGCGGATTTGCAGAATATACGGATCTCGAAGACATGCCGGAGTTGTTAATACAGGCATTTCTGATTACGGAAGACCGCCGCTTTTATCAGCATGAAGGGATCGATTATATCGGTATCAGCCGGGCTATTGTGCAGGATATCGCACACATGGATTGGAGTCAGGGAGGCAGCTCCATTACACAGCAGTTGGCCAGAAATCTGTACTTAAACGGAGAGAAAACGCTGGTGCGGAAAGTGAACGAAATGTCGATTGCCCTATCACTGGAGAAGAGATTTAACAAGGATGAACTGCTGGAGATGTATCTGAATCATATTTATATGGGGCGCCAGCAGTATGGAGTGAAAGCCGCCTCGCGGCGTTACTTCGGCCATGAAGACCTGCATCAGCTTGAGCTATGGCAGATCGCTACGCTGGCGGGTATTCCCAAGGGGCCTTCCATCTATAATCCGGTGGATGATGATGAGCGATCCAAGCACAGGCGTTCCGTTATCCTTACTCTCATGTACGAACAGGGGCTGATTACCCAAGAACAAATGGAGGAAGCGCGCCGCGTGGACTATACGCCGCCTGAAGCAGCATCTGTGTCAGCTGCTGCAGAACAACCTATGCCGGATTATATATCTGCGGTGGATACAGTGATGCAGGAAGCTGCTCGTCTTACGGGCATAGGAGAAGCGGATCTTCAATCTGCAGGATGGACCATTCACACCGGACTCGACAGCCAGGCGCAGCTTGCCATGGAGGAAGCATTCCGTGACCCCTCACGGTATAGCGATGATCGGGAAGATGAACAGGTACAGGCCAGTATGGTTATAGTTGATCAGCATAATGGTGAAGTGAAAGCGATGATGGGTGGACGAAATCCGGTGACAGGTGGCATGAACCGGGCAATCACCGACGCAAGGCAGCCTGGTTCGGCATTTAAGCCGATTATTGCGTACGGTCCAGCTCTGGAATCCGGTCATTTTAAACCGGAGAGCATGCTGCCTGACAAACGCACATCGTATGGCAGTTATCGACCAAGCAATCTGGGAGGACACTATAGAGGTTCTGTCACAATGTCATTTGCACTCCAGAAATCCATTAATGCACCAGCGGTATGGCTTCTGAATCAGACGGGGCTCAAGCAGGCACATGAGTTTGCAAGCCGAGTGGGGATTGAACTGGATCAGGAAGATTTCAACCTCTCCATTGCGCTGGGAGGTTTACATAAAGGCGTATCACCGCTGAAAATGGCCCAGGCCTATTCCGTTTTTGCCAATAATGGCAGATTCAATACGGCACATCTAATTCGAGAGATTAGGGACACGAATGGACGAATCATTTACGCGTATCGACCCGAGAACAAGCAGGTAATTACGTCCACAACGGCTAATACAATGACCACGATGCTTCAAAATGTGGTTAGCCAGGGAACCGGCAGCCGGGCCGGGCTGAGCAGGTATAAGGTGGCGGGGAAAACGGGAACGACACAGGCAGCCGTACCCGGGATTGGCAGTAAGGGTAATCGGGATCTATGGTTTGTCGGTTACACGAGCAAGTGGACTGCAGCTGTCTGGATGGGATTTGACCACACCGATGCAGAACATTACATGCGTTCGGGCAGCGGTGCGGCGGCAGACTTGTTTGCATCAGTCATGAACCGTGCAGGTCGGTAG
- a CDS encoding DUF2569 domain-containing protein — protein sequence MGDQERNIDVDTRSLFSEPGTRVELPGISGLGGWLILIQISLIASLLLLVVDLSQVSVIMNPADRGMFSEADLDLYYRVMNPLLWYGAISNVILLLIVIVNLVLLYRKKRQFPRMMIMLYLANVLAAIGTWIMIGQTEIPGALNAFDTTPARNLTIRSILTCCIFIPYFLKSVRVKNTFVK from the coding sequence ATGGGAGATCAAGAACGTAACATTGATGTTGACACAAGATCATTATTTTCTGAACCCGGGACAAGGGTGGAGCTGCCGGGAATATCCGGATTGGGCGGCTGGCTTATTTTAATTCAGATTAGCTTAATTGCTTCGCTGCTGTTACTGGTTGTGGATCTGTCCCAGGTTTCCGTTATCATGAATCCGGCCGATCGGGGAATGTTCAGTGAAGCGGATCTGGATCTGTATTATCGTGTCATGAACCCGTTATTATGGTACGGAGCGATAAGTAACGTCATTCTTTTGCTCATCGTTATAGTGAATTTGGTCCTGTTGTATAGGAAAAAAAGGCAGTTTCCACGCATGATGATCATGCTGTACTTGGCTAACGTACTGGCTGCCATCGGGACATGGATCATGATTGGTCAGACGGAGATTCCAGGAGCGCTGAATGCGTTCGATACAACTCCCGCACGGAATTTAACCATCAGATCAATACTGACATGCTGTATCTTCATTCCATATTTTCTGAAGTCGGTTCGGGTGAAAAACACATTCGTAAAGTAA
- a CDS encoding threonine/serine exporter family protein codes for MLHFIEQALTSFVASAAFGIIFNAPRRMLLHGGFVGMIGWIIYVVLEYTADAVPATLAATIAVGVISQMFSRLFRAPVIIFSVAGIIPLVPGGLAYNAMRSFVQNDYSAAIEMAAKALMLSGAIAVGLVLSEVLNQMIRRLPGALRAKS; via the coding sequence ATGCTTCATTTTATAGAACAAGCCCTGACCAGCTTTGTCGCTTCGGCTGCGTTTGGCATCATATTCAATGCTCCGCGCCGCATGCTGCTTCATGGCGGCTTCGTCGGCATGATCGGCTGGATTATCTATGTCGTGCTGGAATATACAGCAGATGCCGTTCCTGCCACACTTGCAGCTACCATCGCAGTTGGTGTGATCAGCCAAATGTTCTCCCGTCTGTTCCGGGCGCCGGTCATTATCTTCAGCGTCGCGGGTATCATTCCACTCGTCCCTGGTGGTCTCGCGTATAATGCCATGCGCAGTTTTGTACAGAATGACTATAGTGCAGCCATCGAGATGGCTGCCAAAGCACTTATGTTATCGGGAGCCATCGCTGTAGGACTTGTCCTCTCTGAAGTTCTCAACCAGATGATACGCCGGCTGCCTGGCGCGCTAAGAGCCAAGTCATAA
- a CDS encoding threonine/serine exporter family protein, whose protein sequence is MIPEKNTTEQSRVIAICLLAGKIMLQSGGETYRVEDTMKRMAAALGLPHSHSYVVPTGIFFSVDATEPAKLIRISERTTDLDKVSEVNAVSRRIGQGELSVQEAHDLLLQIEGKPSSYSARVKLLAAALSSGCFTIMFGGGWDDFLPAVICGGIGYAAVIVFHRLVLVKFFAELSASFVIGLLAFLLVAIGAGHERDKIIIGSVMPLVPGLLITNAVRDLMAGHLVSGLSKGAEAFLTAFAIGTGIAVVFSLFT, encoded by the coding sequence GTGATTCCGGAAAAGAATACGACTGAACAGTCCCGCGTGATTGCCATCTGCTTGTTGGCAGGCAAAATCATGCTGCAAAGCGGGGGCGAAACCTACCGTGTGGAAGATACGATGAAACGGATGGCTGCCGCCCTGGGACTCCCTCATTCACATAGCTATGTTGTACCGACAGGCATCTTTTTCTCGGTGGATGCTACCGAACCAGCCAAGCTGATTCGCATCTCCGAGCGTACCACAGATCTGGATAAGGTGTCTGAAGTGAACGCTGTCTCCCGCCGCATAGGCCAAGGGGAACTCTCCGTTCAGGAAGCCCATGATCTGCTGCTGCAGATTGAAGGTAAACCCTCTTCCTATTCTGCGCGGGTCAAACTGCTTGCCGCAGCACTTTCGAGCGGTTGTTTTACCATCATGTTCGGCGGAGGCTGGGATGACTTCCTGCCTGCTGTGATCTGCGGAGGAATCGGTTATGCCGCAGTTATCGTTTTCCACCGGCTGGTGCTGGTCAAGTTTTTCGCAGAGCTGAGCGCTTCTTTTGTTATCGGCCTGCTCGCCTTCTTACTTGTTGCTATCGGAGCTGGACATGAACGCGACAAAATCATTATCGGATCGGTCATGCCGCTCGTACCCGGACTCCTGATTACCAATGCTGTGCGTGATCTGATGGCTGGACATCTGGTGTCCGGGTTATCCAAGGGAGCTGAGGCGTTCCTGACGGCGTTTGCCATTGGTACAGGCATTGCGGTTGTATTTTCACTTTTTACGTAA